TAATACTGCATGTTGGAAACCTTTCCTTTGGCACGGGCTACAAAAGCAATTCCGTCACCGGTGGCAATGGTAGGGTTGGTTGTATTTTTGTAAACATGTCCGGCCCCTCCGGTAGCCACCAAAGTGATCTTTGATGTGATTTTCTTGATTTTTCTTGACTTTTCGTCCAGAATGTAGGCTCCGTAGCAGTGAATATCACCTTCGTTCAGTTCTTTTCCCGGAACGTGGTGCTGGGTGATGATGTCTATAACGTAATGATGATCAAGTATCTCAATATTAGGACTGCTATTGGCTGTTTCAAGCAGTGCTCTTTCAATTTCAAAGCCGGTGATGTCTTTGTGGTGTACAATGCGGTTTTCCGTGTGGCCGCCTTCTCTTCCTAACGCAAATTTTCCGTTTTTCATGTCGAAGTTGGCGCCCCATTCTACAATTTCATTAAATCTTGCAGGGGCTTCCTTTACTACCATTTCCACCACATCGCGTTTGTTTTCACCGTCTCCGGCACGCATGGTGTCCTCAATATGTTTGTCGAAATTATCGTTTTTGAAATCGGTGACCACGGCCAGTCCGCCCTGTGCATATTTCGTATTGCTTTCGTCTTCGTCAGATTTGGTTACGATGATGATCTTGGCATCAGGAAACTGTTCAGAAACTTTTATGGCATAAGAAAGTCCCGAGATACCGGAACCAATTACTAATACATCCGCTTTTATCATATGCTTGCTTTAGGTACAATCGTTTAATATCAAATAAATTTAAACAATTTTTCGTTTGGTTTTCGTACTTTTTTCATGTGTTGGAAGTGATCTTCCTCGGAACGGTACCCTAAAGCGAGGGTAACGGTTACTTTTTCGGTTTCGGGATTGATATTCAGAACTTCTTCTATCACATCCTGCCGGAAGCCTTCCATAGGGCATGAGTCAATATTCTCGATAGCGGCGGCATACATCAGATTGGCCAGTACTATATAAGATTGTTTTTCTGCCCACGTGAAAATTTCATCCTGTGTTTTCTGGCTGATATGCTGGGTAATGCTTTTTTTAAAAAGATCGAGATTTTCCAACGGAGTTTCCCTTACTTCAGAAATATGACTGAAGTATCCCCGGATATAGTTTTCCTCAATGGTTTTCTTTGAAATGATCACAATGAGATGGGAGCACGTAGAAATTTGAGAAGGATTATAGAAAGCAGGAATTAACTTCTGCTTCATTTCTTCACTTTCAACAACAAAGATTTTGTAAGGTTGAAGTCCCAGTGAGCTGGCCGACAGTTTTCCTGATTCAAGAATATTATGCAGGATTTCCTGAGGAATGATCTCATGGTTAAATTTCTTCACAGAATATCTTCTGCTTAAAGCTTCCAAATAATTCATAGGACAAATTTAAGAATTGAATGCGAATAAAGCGTGTTTAAAATCAAATAAAAAAATCACTCCGTTTCCGAAGTGATTTCAAATATTAAAACTGATAATGATGAATTATTCTCTATTCTTTACCATGATCCATCCTGAGAATTTTATTGGGGTTCTGTTTTTGTTATTTTCATTCCATGTTACAGAATACCAGTAATTTCCGGTAGGGACTTTTTTGCTTCCATTGGTGGTTCCGTCCCATCTGTACTTGTTGGATTTGTCTGCAAGGAAAAGTTTGTATCCGTATCTGTCAAATATTCCTATTTCCAGATTGAGCTTTCCTGCCAGTGCAGAATAGTCAATAGCATCATTTACACCGTCTCCGTTTGGAGTAATTACATTGATAAGATTAGGTACGGTAATATTGACGATAATAGGATCACAATCATAGCTGTCTTTAACGTATATTTTGGTTTCTCCTCTGGCCACATTGGTGAAGATATTGGACTCCTGCCAATGTACATTGTCCATTGAATATTGGTACGGAGGAGTTCCGCCATTGGTGAAAACGGTCACTGTACTTCCTGAAATGTCAATACTGGTTACTACTGGCTGTTCGGAAGCATAAACTTTTACTGTTTGTGTAGTAATACAACCTCCTGTATTCAGTTTTACCCAATATGTTCCAACGCCTACATTGCTGATAGACGGTGTGGTTGCTCCTGTGCTCCATTCATAGCTACTGAATCCTGGTCCTGCATCCAGCGTTGTCTTATCTTCAATACAGATAATCTTATCTTCTAAAACATTGGATTTTACCGGAGCAATAACTGTCAGAGTGACCTTTGCAATAGAATAGCAGCCCTGTGTATTGAAAACTTTTACATAGATGACACCGCTTGGAGCCGTATAAGCAAGGAAGTTTAAAATTTCATTGGTTCCGTCAATGGCATCTGTCAGAGAAGGATAGTATTTTTTAGTAGCTCCTGTTACTGTGGTTACCGTAGCATTACTCAGGTTGAATGTTCCCAGTGAAGGATTGGCTTCAAGGAAACATGATCTTAAAGGAGCATCCGTTACTGTTACTATTGGATGAAGGTTTAATGTTATTTTTGATGTACTTACGCATCCTTGGGGGGTAGTTACCTTTACGAATATGGTTGCAGCTCCGGAAGCATAAGCGGTAGGGTTGGGAATTTGATTGATCCCTGCATTCAGATCATGCATTGTATTGTAAAACTCTTTAATACATCCCGGAATGTTGGTGACTGCTGCGGAGGTAAGATCAAATGTTGCGGTTCCCGCATTGTTGTTATTACATCCTGTTAAGGTAGCATTGTCTGCTGCAAATGGAGTTGGATTCAGTTGTATGACGCCATCTCCGTTGTCACACAGGGTAGAGCTGGGATCTTTGATCACCACTTTGATTGTTGTATTTCCAGAATATTGGAAGCTGGTAGGATTGGAAATAGGAGTAGAGCTTCCCAA
This region of Chryseobacterium vaccae genomic DNA includes:
- a CDS encoding NAD(P)H-dependent oxidoreductase — its product is MNYLEALSRRYSVKKFNHEIIPQEILHNILESGKLSASSLGLQPYKIFVVESEEMKQKLIPAFYNPSQISTCSHLIVIISKKTIEENYIRGYFSHISEVRETPLENLDLFKKSITQHISQKTQDEIFTWAEKQSYIVLANLMYAAAIENIDSCPMEGFRQDVIEEVLNINPETEKVTVTLALGYRSEEDHFQHMKKVRKPNEKLFKFI
- a CDS encoding T9SS type B sorting domain-containing protein, producing MKRKLLFYYLTILLGFSGQTFSQTYQLTGNPVNTTGWDLVSNAAVSGDFIRLTTDNTSLYGAIKLATPITLSYCDKWKVEFDFRIDGNGTTQFGRGDGFTFWYLANPPTGFVSGGGLGVPGNASGLMVGFDIFNNTTEGQMSKVHLLYGTNDTAGNNIEFNNTPGSTFHSPDLNPTQPFVGPDFRHVEVNGETDLINPDRWIIKIKINGVQIVDQSFAPSGGAVGMSQGYFGFSAATGGASARHSIKNVKVYVDKVPILNNTVTPFVCTNPATGNGIVDLTSYNAQFVNNPGNYVFTYYVLGSSTPISNPTSFQYSGNTTIKVVIKDPSSTLCDNGDGVIQLNPTPFAADNATLTGCNNNNAGTATFDLTSAAVTNIPGCIKEFYNTMHDLNAGINQIPNPTAYASGAATIFVKVTTPQGCVSTSKITLNLHPIVTVTDAPLRSCFLEANPSLGTFNLSNATVTTVTGATKKYYPSLTDAIDGTNEILNFLAYTAPSGVIYVKVFNTQGCYSIAKVTLTVIAPVKSNVLEDKIICIEDKTTLDAGPGFSSYEWSTGATTPSISNVGVGTYWVKLNTGGCITTQTVKVYASEQPVVTSIDISGSTVTVFTNGGTPPYQYSMDNVHWQESNIFTNVARGETKIYVKDSYDCDPIIVNITVPNLINVITPNGDGVNDAIDYSALAGKLNLEIGIFDRYGYKLFLADKSNKYRWDGTTNGSKKVPTGNYWYSVTWNENNKNRTPIKFSGWIMVKNRE